A part of Candidatus Binatia bacterium genomic DNA contains:
- a CDS encoding squalene/phytoene synthase family protein, with product MALNLEAADAYCRMLTQRHYENFSVASRFVDAETRLDLARIYAYCRTTDDLGDESPGGQAEARLERWRTEVEWLFAGVTPVHPVLFALAQTVERHAMAAQPFLDLIAANVQDQRVTRYRTWDELIGYCRLSAAPVGRMVLRVFGVDDAESERLSDDVCIGLQLANHAQDVSRDAEIGRRYLVDSDVDARGIAGAAQAMVERARGLLASGEALERRVPKALRLQLSLYRMGGLAICDAIQATGYETEHQRPSVSPSTKVSLVVRAALESFLRGRPA from the coding sequence ATGGCGCTCAACCTCGAAGCCGCGGATGCCTACTGCCGGATGCTCACGCAACGGCACTACGAGAACTTCAGCGTCGCGTCGCGCTTCGTTGACGCGGAGACGCGGCTCGACCTCGCGCGCATCTACGCGTACTGCCGCACGACCGACGACTTGGGCGACGAGAGCCCCGGCGGTCAGGCCGAGGCGCGGCTGGAGCGATGGCGCACCGAGGTCGAGTGGCTCTTCGCGGGCGTCACGCCCGTCCATCCGGTGCTCTTCGCGCTCGCGCAGACCGTCGAACGGCACGCGATGGCGGCGCAGCCGTTTCTCGACCTGATTGCGGCAAACGTGCAGGACCAGCGGGTGACGCGGTATCGCACGTGGGACGAGTTGATTGGCTACTGCCGGCTCTCCGCCGCCCCGGTCGGGCGCATGGTGCTGCGCGTCTTCGGCGTCGACGACGCCGAGTCGGAACGGCTCTCCGACGACGTCTGCATCGGCCTGCAGTTGGCCAACCACGCGCAGGACGTCAGCCGGGACGCCGAAATCGGGCGCCGCTACCTTGTGGATAGCGACGTCGACGCCAGGGGAATCGCGGGCGCCGCGCAAGCCATGGTGGAGCGGGCTCGCGGGCTCCTGGCGTCGGGCGAAGCGCTCGAGCGCCGGGTCCCGAAGGCGCTCCGGCTCCAGCTCTCACTCTACCGGATGGGAGGCTTGGCCATTTGCGACGCGATTCAGGCCACCGGCTATGAGACGGAACACCAACGGCCAAGCGTTTCGCCGTCCACGAAGGTATCGCTCGTGGTCCGCGCCGCATTAGAGAGTTTTTTGCGAGGCCGTCCTGCTTAG
- the shc gene encoding squalene--hopene cyclase, producing the protein MAVVGGGLAGLAAALRLKDAGARVELFERSRLLGGRATSFEIDGVEVDNGQHVFLACCTEFMDFARRVGMEDDLRLQDRFEARILSRDGTTGRLRAGALPAPLHLVESFLAYRQLTPAQKLRIARTLLRCAPALDGETFEAWLQRNGQGAGERRAFWDPFFIPALNAPFDRVSAADALFVLQTAFLRDASAARFGFSRVPLAHLAGAAARQLDAVHTSTAVLGVEPGGGRVTLSLSKGENATFDAVVLAVPPKQVERIVADPERYGIADLDAYDAFPIVDVHLWHDGGASGLDFAAALESPLQWIFEKAPGYLCCSMSAADEHLTLPTQELEALAWREIQAFLPALREAKLLRSAVTRNPEATWLPRAGRARTEQRTKHPAIAIAGGWTNTGWPDTMEAAVRSGNAAAEHLLSPLADARRAASRNGSPRPEHEHALHRSIGWLLQTQSTEGWWSGELETNVTMTAEHVLLFRFLGLPLDEFRIGAIAHILNNQRADGSWALYYDGPADLSTTIEAYVALRVLGVERDREEMRRALDVILRFGGVVRARVFTKIWLALFGVYPWSGVPSLPPEIVYFPLWMPFNLYDFACWARGTVAPLTIVVSKKPVRELGVDVSEIVAPGTEREMRRVTGKRHWLMYVERLQKLYERLPVQPFRGDAQRRIAEWVIERQEADGSWGGIQPPWVYSLIALDLMGYSLDHPVMRKGIEGMRRFTIDDAQGWRFLACMSPVWDTAWAVRVLALAGFDSSHPAMRRAVEWLLREQIPDDAPGDWRMKCKNGRGNGWAFEFDNDAYPDIDDTTIVVLALLEGGDRGAVASSVERARRWTLAMDCRNGAWAAFDRDNTRSLLYDMPFSDFGAMIDPPTEDVTAHVLEMLAAFGYDTSNRYVARGLQYLRETQKPSGSWFGRWGVNHVYGTWCVISALAALRTGEDMIERAAAWLISMQNDDGGWGESCHSYADESFAGIGRSTPSQTAWAVLGLQLAGLAQHPAVDRGLAFLCERQRPDGTWDEPECTGTGFPRDFYINYHLYRHLFPAMALAEAQRAHHPEPSRRQPEPSRRQPESPPCHPEPVEGSRSAQASAQDESTETLKEATIQS; encoded by the coding sequence ATGGCCGTCGTCGGCGGAGGGCTCGCCGGTCTCGCGGCGGCGCTCCGTCTAAAGGACGCCGGCGCGCGCGTCGAGCTCTTCGAGCGCAGCCGGCTGCTCGGCGGGCGCGCCACCTCTTTCGAGATCGACGGCGTCGAGGTCGACAACGGGCAGCACGTCTTTCTCGCGTGCTGCACGGAGTTTATGGATTTCGCGCGGCGAGTCGGCATGGAAGACGATCTTCGGCTTCAAGATCGCTTTGAAGCGCGGATTCTCTCGCGCGACGGAACCACCGGGAGGCTGCGTGCCGGCGCGCTGCCGGCGCCGCTGCATCTCGTCGAGTCGTTTCTCGCCTATCGCCAACTAACGCCCGCGCAGAAACTGCGCATCGCGCGAACGCTGCTCCGCTGCGCGCCCGCGCTCGACGGCGAGACGTTCGAAGCGTGGCTCCAACGCAACGGCCAAGGCGCGGGCGAGCGGCGGGCGTTCTGGGACCCGTTCTTCATTCCCGCGCTCAACGCGCCGTTCGATCGCGTCTCGGCCGCCGATGCGCTCTTCGTGCTGCAGACCGCGTTCTTGCGCGATGCGAGCGCGGCGCGCTTCGGTTTCTCGCGGGTTCCGCTCGCGCATCTCGCCGGCGCCGCTGCGCGGCAGCTCGACGCCGTGCATACCTCGACGGCAGTGCTCGGCGTGGAGCCGGGCGGCGGCCGCGTCACTCTGAGCCTGTCGAAGGGGGAAAATGCAACCTTCGATGCGGTCGTCCTCGCGGTGCCGCCGAAGCAGGTCGAGCGAATCGTGGCCGATCCGGAGCGCTACGGGATCGCCGACCTCGATGCGTACGACGCCTTTCCGATCGTCGACGTACACCTGTGGCACGACGGCGGTGCGAGCGGTCTCGATTTCGCCGCCGCGCTCGAATCGCCGCTCCAATGGATTTTCGAAAAAGCGCCGGGCTATCTCTGCTGCAGCATGAGCGCCGCGGACGAGCACCTGACGCTTCCGACGCAAGAGTTGGAGGCGCTCGCGTGGCGCGAGATTCAGGCGTTTCTCCCGGCGTTGCGCGAGGCGAAGCTGCTGCGCAGCGCGGTCACGCGCAATCCCGAGGCGACGTGGCTCCCACGCGCCGGACGCGCGCGCACCGAACAGCGTACCAAGCATCCCGCGATCGCGATCGCAGGCGGCTGGACGAATACCGGCTGGCCCGACACGATGGAGGCGGCGGTTCGCAGCGGAAACGCCGCGGCGGAGCACCTGCTCTCGCCGCTGGCAGACGCGCGGCGCGCCGCATCGCGGAACGGCTCGCCGCGACCGGAGCACGAGCACGCGCTCCATCGTTCGATCGGATGGCTGCTGCAGACGCAGTCGACCGAAGGCTGGTGGTCGGGAGAGCTGGAGACGAACGTCACGATGACGGCCGAGCACGTGCTTCTCTTCCGCTTCTTAGGCTTGCCGCTCGACGAGTTTCGGATCGGCGCGATCGCCCATATCCTCAACAATCAGCGCGCCGACGGTTCCTGGGCGCTCTACTACGATGGGCCGGCCGACCTCAGCACGACGATCGAGGCGTACGTCGCGCTGCGCGTGCTCGGCGTCGAGCGCGATCGAGAGGAGATGCGCCGGGCGCTCGACGTCATTCTGCGTTTCGGCGGCGTCGTGCGGGCGCGCGTCTTCACGAAGATCTGGCTCGCGCTCTTCGGCGTCTATCCGTGGTCGGGCGTGCCGTCGCTTCCGCCCGAGATCGTCTACTTTCCGCTCTGGATGCCCTTCAATCTCTACGACTTCGCCTGCTGGGCGCGCGGCACGGTCGCACCGCTGACGATCGTCGTCTCGAAGAAGCCGGTGCGCGAGCTCGGCGTGGACGTAAGCGAGATCGTCGCGCCGGGAACCGAGCGCGAGATGCGGCGGGTCACGGGCAAGCGCCACTGGCTGATGTACGTCGAGAGACTCCAGAAGCTCTACGAGCGGCTTCCGGTGCAGCCGTTTCGCGGCGACGCGCAGCGGCGAATCGCGGAGTGGGTGATCGAGCGGCAAGAGGCCGACGGCAGTTGGGGTGGGATTCAACCGCCCTGGGTCTACTCGCTCATCGCGCTCGACCTCATGGGGTATTCGCTCGACCATCCGGTGATGCGCAAAGGCATCGAGGGGATGCGCCGCTTCACGATCGACGACGCGCAAGGCTGGCGTTTTCTCGCGTGCATGTCGCCGGTCTGGGATACGGCCTGGGCGGTGCGCGTGCTCGCGCTCGCCGGCTTCGATTCGTCGCACCCGGCGATGCGCCGGGCCGTCGAATGGCTTTTGCGCGAGCAGATCCCCGACGACGCACCGGGCGATTGGCGAATGAAGTGCAAGAACGGGCGCGGCAACGGCTGGGCCTTCGAGTTCGACAACGACGCCTATCCCGACATCGACGACACGACGATCGTCGTGCTCGCGCTCCTCGAGGGCGGCGATCGTGGCGCGGTCGCATCCTCGGTGGAACGGGCGCGCCGCTGGACGCTGGCGATGGACTGCCGCAACGGCGCCTGGGCGGCGTTCGATCGCGATAACACGCGCTCGTTGCTCTACGACATGCCGTTCTCGGATTTCGGCGCGATGATCGACCCGCCGACCGAAGACGTCACCGCGCACGTGCTCGAGATGCTCGCCGCCTTCGGCTACGACACGTCGAACCGCTACGTGGCCCGCGGCTTGCAGTATCTGCGCGAAACGCAAAAGCCTTCGGGATCGTGGTTCGGCCGGTGGGGCGTCAATCACGTCTACGGAACGTGGTGCGTGATCTCGGCGCTCGCCGCGCTGCGCACCGGCGAGGACATGATCGAACGCGCCGCGGCGTGGCTGATCTCGATGCAAAACGACGACGGCGGATGGGGCGAGAGCTGTCATTCCTACGCCGACGAATCGTTCGCTGGAATCGGCCGGAGCACGCCGTCGCAGACGGCCTGGGCGGTGCTCGGGCTTCAACTCGCGGGTTTAGCGCAACATCCGGCGGTCGATCGGGGTCTTGCCTTCCTGTGCGAACGCCAGCGCCCCGACGGAACGTGGGACGAGCCCGAATGCACCGGAACGGGCTTTCCGCGCGACTTTTATATCAACTACCATCTTTATCGCCATCTCTTCCCAGCAATGGCTCTCGCCGAAGCCCAGCGCGCGCATCATCCTGAACCATCCCGGCGTCAACCTGAACCATCCCGGCGTCAACCTGAATCACCCCCGTGTCATCCTGAGCCTGTCGAAGGATCGCGCTCCGCGCAGGCTTCAGCACAGGACGAAAGCACGGAAACCCTGAAGGAAGCGACCATACAATCATGA
- a CDS encoding squalene/phytoene synthase family protein gives MINLQRALRISIPASERQRAERFNRDMAKREAGNFYWGFISLGYHERMAIYALYNLARQVDDEADRVGVENLPARLQVHRERISRCARGDVGDDPILQVLSEAMERYSIPESELQMLVDGVEMDFTRSRYENFEELRSYCNLVASVVGRMCVRIFGFSDPIALERADDLGLALQLTNILRDVREDAVDMKRIYLPQDELRRYGIPESALAAGEIHPGWNELIAQSVERARIYFASGYEVLQYIPRRPAACVGTMAGIYEELLKKIERDPALPLRARAALSKTEKLRVVVRSWLSSA, from the coding sequence ATGATCAACCTCCAGCGCGCGTTGCGCATTTCGATTCCCGCGTCGGAGCGCCAACGGGCCGAGCGGTTCAACCGCGACATGGCAAAGCGCGAAGCCGGCAACTTCTACTGGGGCTTCATCTCGCTCGGCTATCACGAGCGGATGGCGATCTACGCGCTCTATAACCTCGCCCGCCAGGTAGACGACGAGGCCGATCGGGTCGGCGTCGAAAACCTCCCGGCGCGGCTGCAGGTGCACCGGGAGCGGATCTCACGCTGCGCGCGCGGCGACGTCGGCGACGATCCGATCCTGCAGGTGCTCTCCGAGGCGATGGAGCGCTACTCGATTCCGGAGTCCGAGCTGCAGATGCTCGTGGACGGCGTCGAGATGGACTTCACCCGCTCGCGCTATGAGAACTTCGAAGAGCTGCGCAGCTACTGCAATCTCGTCGCATCGGTCGTCGGCCGGATGTGCGTGCGAATCTTTGGCTTCAGCGATCCGATCGCACTCGAGCGCGCCGACGATCTCGGCCTCGCCCTCCAACTGACGAATATCTTGCGCGACGTGCGCGAGGACGCCGTGGACATGAAGCGGATCTATCTGCCGCAGGACGAGTTGCGGCGCTACGGCATTCCCGAGTCCGCGCTGGCCGCCGGCGAGATCCATCCGGGCTGGAACGAACTGATCGCGCAGAGCGTCGAGCGCGCCCGCATCTACTTTGCATCGGGCTACGAGGTGTTGCAGTACATCCCGCGCCGGCCCGCCGCGTGCGTGGGAACGATGGCCGGTATCTACGAGGAGCTGCTGAAGAAGATCGAGCGCGATCCCGCGCTTCCGCTGCGAGCGCGCGCCGCGCTCTCGAAGACTGAAAAGTTGCGCGTCGTCGTGCGTTCGTGGCTCTCGAGCGCGTAG
- the fni gene encoding type 2 isopentenyl-diphosphate Delta-isomerase — protein sequence MRNERPEPATPSRKADHLRINIERDVAAKGVEAGFDAFRLRHRALPEMDLADVNTSVEIFGRRLGAPLLISCMTGGTEDARRINRRLALVAHEHGFAMGLGSGRALIESPESLDTFDVRGEAPEIALLANLGAVQLNKGYGEAECRRLVELLRADALVLHLNPLQEALQPEGDTCFAGLLARIEALCARVDFPVLVKEVGWGIAARDVRALFDAGVAAIDLAGAGGTSWSEVERYRIAEPWRARVAGNFAGWGIPTAQCLIEARKVAPTETLIASGGIRGGLDVPKALALGADLVGIAGPFLRAADESLDAANSLAKELVETLRVAMFCAAARTPADLRVE from the coding sequence TTGCGCAACGAGCGGCCTGAGCCCGCGACGCCGTCGCGAAAGGCGGACCATCTCCGGATCAACATCGAGCGCGACGTCGCGGCCAAGGGCGTCGAGGCCGGCTTCGATGCGTTCCGCCTTCGTCATCGGGCGCTGCCCGAGATGGATCTCGCCGACGTCAATACGTCGGTCGAGATCTTCGGACGCAGGCTCGGCGCGCCGCTGCTCATCTCGTGCATGACCGGCGGAACCGAGGACGCGCGACGCATCAACCGGCGTCTCGCCCTCGTCGCGCACGAGCACGGATTCGCGATGGGTCTCGGCTCCGGGCGAGCGCTGATAGAATCGCCCGAATCGCTCGATACGTTCGACGTCCGCGGCGAAGCGCCGGAGATCGCGCTCCTCGCGAACCTCGGCGCGGTTCAGTTGAATAAAGGATACGGCGAGGCGGAGTGCCGGCGGCTCGTCGAGTTGCTGCGCGCCGACGCGCTCGTGCTTCATCTCAACCCGCTCCAGGAGGCGCTGCAGCCCGAAGGCGACACGTGCTTTGCGGGATTGCTCGCGCGGATCGAAGCGCTGTGCGCTCGCGTCGACTTTCCCGTTCTCGTCAAGGAAGTCGGCTGGGGAATCGCAGCGCGCGACGTTCGCGCGCTCTTCGACGCGGGCGTGGCCGCAATCGATCTCGCCGGCGCGGGCGGCACGTCGTGGAGCGAGGTCGAGCGCTACCGAATCGCGGAGCCGTGGCGCGCGAGGGTCGCCGGAAACTTCGCCGGCTGGGGAATTCCCACGGCGCAGTGCCTGATCGAGGCTCGCAAGGTCGCACCGACCGAGACGCTGATTGCAAGCGGCGGGATTCGCGGCGGACTCGACGTTCCGAAGGCGCTCGCGCTCGGCGCCGATCTCGTCGGCATCGCCGGGCCGTTTCTGCGCGCGGCCGACGAGAGTCTCGATGCGGCAAACTCGCTAGCGAAGGAGCTCGTCGAGACGCTGCGCGTCGCGATGTTCTGCGCCGCGGCGCGTACGCCGGCGGACCTGCGCGTCGAGTAG